The following coding sequences lie in one Primulina huaijiensis isolate GDHJ02 chromosome 2, ASM1229523v2, whole genome shotgun sequence genomic window:
- the LOC140959821 gene encoding B-box zinc finger protein 20-like, translating to MKIQCDECGKEAYVFCTADEAALCQNCDIRIHNANKIARKHPRFSLQHPLCEESPSCDVCQERRALLFCQEDRALLCKECDVPVHTANEHTSKHNRFLLTGVKISPATNSEHQVPTHPTKFRSETEIKNSVTTDMSFQSNSVSNNSEQRSIFYGSQLVGHQGSSSTSSISEYLMESLPGWHVEDLLDPSPFRLL from the exons ATGAAGATTCAATGCGATGAATGTGGAAAGGAAGCATATGTTTTCTGCACTGCGGATGAGGCAGCCCTTTGCCAAAACTGCGATATTCGAATCCATAACGCCAACAAAATCGCTCGCAAACATCCCCGTTTCTCCCTTCAACACCCTCTATGCGAAGAATCCCCGAGCTGCGACGTTTGCCAG GAAAGAAGGGCGTTACTGTTTTGCCAAGAAGACAGGGCTTTACTTTGTAAAGAGTGTGATGTTCCAGTACACACAGCCAATGAACACACCAGCAAGCACAACAGGTTTCTTCTCACCGGAGTCAAGATTTCCCCGGCCACCAATTCCGAGCATCAAGTTCCCACACACCCCACCAAATTTAGATCAGAAACAGAAATCAAGAATTCCGTGACCACGGACATGAGTTTCCAGTCGAATTCGGTTTCGAATAATTCGGAACAAAGGTCGATTTTTTACGGGAGTCAGCTGGTTGGCCATCAGGGTTCATCTTCAACCAGCAGCATATCAGAGTATTTAATGGAGAGTTTACCTGGTTGGCATGTTGAGGATTTGCTGGATCCTTCACCATTTCGGTTACTGTAA